Part of the Bacillus andreraoultii genome is shown below.
CAACTTTCCCTGTCTGATTTTGAATATCATCAACCATTTTATTTATTTTTTTTAAAGAAGTGATTGCATCTTGAATTCGTTTTTCATCAGTTGTATTTTTCTCTGGAGGAACTTCACCTTGATTTGTATTTGAGTCAATGTGATTTATATTTTCTAACATATTTTGAACAGATTGAACATTACTCTTTAAAGTAGCTGTTCGTTCAACAATATATTGTTTTAATGTATTACGATCGGAAACTTGTAAATCCGCTTCATTCAAGCTTTGAATAAGATGATTGATGTTTGATTGGAGTTGCTGTATCTTATTTAGGTCTTCTTCAATTCTTGGTTTTATTGCATTCAATCGTGTGTTCGCTTCATGTATAGCTTGTTCTGTTTGATTGATTTTCTTTAATCCAATATTCGTAAATTTATCTACTTCTGGAGTCAAATGCTGTGCTTTATTTATTAGCCCACTAATTTTGTCGAGATCATTTCGAGAATCTGACAACATTCGATGAATATTCGGTAAATTTTTTTCTAATGTAAAAATATAATTTTCAAACTTAATCATATCGGGTAAATCCTTATTTAATTCAATTCCTAAATCGTTAAATATTGTAAAAATCATTCCATTTACAATGGAAATAAATTTTCCGCTAATCTTTTCTACAATGACACTTGCACCTTTTTCAGTAATTTTTGGAGCTATTGCATTAATCTTCTCATTAACAAAATAATCAATTTCAGCTTTTGTTGGATGATCACTAATTACTGTGGATAACCGCTCAGAAAAATTTTTAGGAATGATTATTACTGCATAAAAATCTCCATATTTCAACTTTTCCATTGCTTCTTTCCGATTCGTAAAGCGCCAGCCCATGGACTTATTACTTTTTAAAGTTTTTACAAGTTCCTTCCCAACATCAATATCTTTATCATGAACTGTTGCACCTTCATCTTCATTAACAATTCCAACCGGGATTTGACTTGTTTGACTATATGGATCCCATGACGCCTTAATATTAAACCAAGCATATAAAGAAGGTAATATAATTAAACCAATAACGATGATACCTGCTACCCAGTTCGAGCAAATATTTTTGATATCATTGATAAAAATATGCCAACTATTCATTTGGAAACCCCTCATCATGAAAATTTTTGTAAAATGGTGGTGGTATGAGAATAGTTTCAACCTATGAGCTCAATACTATGTATAGAAATAGATGAAAGGAACGGGAAATATGGAGTTTCCAGAAATACAAACAAATTTTTGGGATGGTATTATAGCAGTGCCGTCCATCATGATATTGACCCAAATGATAAAAATTTTTCCAATTCCAAAGAAATATATTCCTACGGTAGCGACCGTTATCGGGTATTTATTTTCTATTTTTATAAGTCATCCAAAAGATTTGTGGGCTGGTTTATTTATGGGAGGCTTTTATGGTGCTGCAGCCATTGGTTTATATTCATCCTTAAAAACAGCTTGGATTACTTTTCGCAAAAAATATTTAAAGAGGGTAGAGACGTAACATGTTGAAGAAACCTTTATTAACCGCTCCTTGTCTTTTGTCAGAGTATAATAAAAACGAAAGACGAAAGCCTTCTGGTGAGCCGAGAGACAGTTCGCCAAAAAAAAAAGTGTTTTTGGCTTTGATGTAAGCTGTCTAAGCCTTACTTGGAAAACTTATACTTTCCTAAAAATGGGCTATCCAGAAAGTCGTATTTGTGATTTCCGGATGCCCATATTCATGTTCAAAACCTTGATATACTCTTAATTTTTACGTTTTTTTAGGACAAACTCTTATTTATAGTCGTTGACCTTTTTTCTGATTTACATCATCATTTGGAGAATTCCCTGTTCCGTCTTTTACTTTACTGTTTGGCGTCCCAAATATTTGATTATCTTTCGTAATTTTATCGCCCGCCAAAAACTGTTGTTTTTTACTCATATTTGCTCCCCCTGGACTATCGGGTATTATATCGGTAATTATTTCCATTACCGAAATAATTATTTATCATATTATCGAAACGATCAAATAGACCGTTATGATCATTCGTATTATTG
Proteins encoded:
- a CDS encoding YhgE/Pip domain-containing protein, translating into MNSWHIFINDIKNICSNWVAGIIVIGLIILPSLYAWFNIKASWDPYSQTSQIPVGIVNEDEGATVHDKDIDVGKELVKTLKSNKSMGWRFTNRKEAMEKLKYGDFYAVIIIPKNFSERLSTVISDHPTKAEIDYFVNEKINAIAPKITEKGASVIVEKISGKFISIVNGMIFTIFNDLGIELNKDLPDMIKFENYIFTLEKNLPNIHRMLSDSRNDLDKISGLINKAQHLTPEVDKFTNIGLKKINQTEQAIHEANTRLNAIKPRIEEDLNKIQQLQSNINHLIQSLNEADLQVSDRNTLKQYIVERTATLKSNVQSVQNMLENINHIDSNTNQGEVPPEKNTTDEKRIQDAITSLKKINKMVDDIQNQTGKVDSNKENEAIKKIIPDIKAKSQTVSDQVDAFMNNYKKAIEPFVNQKIEAVQDGLKKAKTILEDVHNTIPEVETILNRTNTNVNKGKDMLDFVSGEFPYINDKVLTLANKIRKIRGESDINEIIDLLRNDPTSEESFFAEPVVLKENSIFSVQNYGTGMTPFYTVLAIWVGGLLLISLLSTELDNPEEFSSRDIYIGRLLTFATVGFFQSFIVTVGDLFLLKVKVAEPGWFVLFGIFCSFIFITIVYTLVSVFGDVGKALAIVLLVLQIAGSGGTYPVVLLPKFFQNINPILPFTYAIDMMREATGGILWKKVRFDTIYLCVFGLVAFIVGGYMKEYINKKTENLKKKSKESGIFH